Proteins from a genomic interval of Papaver somniferum cultivar HN1 chromosome 4, ASM357369v1, whole genome shotgun sequence:
- the LOC113275023 gene encoding flocculation protein FLO11-like, whose translation MGRESKYRVLGGGSNSNESSSNQKQQQKLSSSSSSSSTTNTNANTARRSTKKSSSSAAAASFLESTSSNSASVPLGCMSGVFNLFDFQFSSFNHQMCFKPNNSNSTVSRHEHEDKPQKPIQGVEAPRNSLESDNETFISSSSEMKEEDFGFPNIGIRVHTKVGRKEGHSEFSSSESSNSPCIKTPSLVARLMGLDSPLPDQSPTPPSSTSSIPGKTIKTHRRYQYLQESINGRGAARGFDSRSLPDDTPRISSARKSDVYFDASRLSLQINKENDQESDYFSSRSSIDSVASLNSLILKKKLAARKRGESYETENVARSPSHYARQIVKQVKESVSRKMGRDITNITTSNVSTTTRKSSVEPECVTVIKPKRPSSRLNRNGGGGNDQDSISSSCSPRLRFLEIKNVNNKSVLSSNPSSTTPRAASVLRQDQHDSIKDSPRLVVSKASSISSPKPLPLPPPPLPKPTTITASRHSSKPKLPQHQTMEKCKKASCERFTQPKEKSPLPTNKSSLNLSAHKKCKKSISSSPSPSSPLAEDEKNIVIPTKSVIHSNSTSFLVRYDNHRQREDKLSAEFRYVSCILKCTGIESDTVVSITRWFSPSHPLDPSMFNHLEDFYNSTSSTNGHHQNRSNRRLLFNLVDEILVDILRPYLNMKPWMNTTMNNYLMKKKKLMRGDQLVKEICKQIEKSPCANCLILQDIDALIEKDLPHNANLRTVPVLEEGESIVCEIERDILDSLVHELAHMAFHG comes from the exons ATGGGCAGAGAAAGTAAGTATAGAGTTTTAGGTGGTGGGAGTAACTCTAATGAGAGTAGCAGTAATCAAAAGCAGCAGCagaaattatcatcatcatcatcatcgtcatcaactACTAATACTAATGCTAATACTGCAAGGCGGAGTACtaaaaaatcatcatcatcggCAGCAGCAGCATCATTTCTAGAAAGCACTAGTAGTAATAGTGCTAGTGTTCCTTTAGGGTGTATGAGTGGTGTTTTTAATTTgtttgattttcagttttcttCGTTTAATCATCAAATGTGTTTCAAACCCAACAACAGCAACTCCACTGTCTCCCGTCATGAACatgaagataaacctcaaaaaccCATTCAAG gtgttgaagcaccaaggaatAGTTTGGAATCAGATAATGAAacattcatttcttcttcatcagaaatgaaagaagaagattttggtttCCCCAAT ATTGGAATTCGAGTACATACAAAAGTTGGTAGAAAAGAAGGACATTCAGAGTTTTCATCTTCAGAATCGAGTAATTCCCCCTGCATTAAAACTCCAAGTCTGGTAGCAAGATTAATGGGTTTAGATAGTCCATTACCTGATCAATCACCAACACCACCATCTTCAACCTCTTCAATCCCCGGAAAAACAATCAAAACTCATCGCCGTTATCAATACCTGCAAGAATCCATCAATGGAAGAGGAGCAGCAAGAGGATTTGATTCAAGATCCTTACCTGATGATACACCAAGAATTTCATCAGCGAGAAAATCAGATGTTTATTTTGATGCAAGTAGACTTTCtttacaaatcaataaggaaaatGATCAGGAATCTGATTATTTCAGTAGTAGATCATCTATTGATTCAGTTGCTTCGTTGAATTCtttgattctgaagaagaaattagCAGCCAGAAAACGAGGAGAATCGTATGAAACAGAGAATGTTGCAAGAAGTCCCAGTCATTATGCTAGACAGATTGTTAAACAAGTTAAAGAAAGTGTTAGCAGAAAAATGGGCAGAGATATCACAAATATCACCACCAGTAACgtttccaccaccaccaggaaATCCTCCGTCGAACCAGAGTGTGTTACCGTTATCAAACCGAAAAGGCCGAGCAGCCGCTTAAACagaaatggtggtggtggtaatgatcAAGATTCAATATCATCGTCGTGTTCACCTCGTCTTCGATTCCTGGAAATTAAGAACGTTAACAACAAATCAGTACTTTCTTCTAATCCTTCTTCCACAACGCCCAGAGCAGCCTCTGTTCTTCGGCAAGATCAACATGATTCGATAAAGGATTCTCCGCGACTCGTAGTATCAAAAGCAAGCTCAATTTCATCTCCAAAACCgttaccattaccaccaccaccattaccaaaACCGACGACCATTACAGCCTCCAGACATTCTTCGAAACCAAAATTACCACAGCATCAAACAATGGAGAAATGCAAGAAAGCAAGTTGCGAAAGATTTACACAGCCGAAAGAAAAATCTCCACTACCAACTAATAAATCAAGTTTGAATTTATCAGCTCATAAGAAATGCAAGAAATCTATATCTTCATCTCCGTCTCCGTCTTCGCCATTGGCCGAAGATGAGAAAAACATCGTAATTCCAACAAAATCAGTG ATACATTCCAATTCTACTTCGTTTCTAGTGCGGTACGACAATCATCGGCAACGAGAAGATAAACTCAGCGCAGAATTCCGGTACGTAAGCTGTATATTAAAATGTACGGGTATTGAATCCGACACGGTAGTTTCTATAACTCGTTGGTTTTCACCTTCACATCCACTTGATCCATCAATGTTCAATCATCTCGAAGATTTCTACAACAGTACTAGTAGTACTAATGGGCATCATCAGAATCGGTCGAACCGTAGATTACTTTTCAACCTAGTCGATGAAATTCTAGTCGACATTTTGAGACCATATTTGAACATGAAGCCATGGATGAACACTACAATGAACAATtacttgatgaagaagaagaaattaatgAGAGGAGATCAACTTGTGAAGGAAATTTGCAAGCAAATCGAGAAATCTCCTTGTGCTAATTGTTTGATCCTTCAAGATATTGATGCGTTAATTGAGAAGGATTTACCTCACAATGCGAATTTACGCACTGTGCCGGTTCTGGAAGAAGGGGAATCGATTGTTTGTGAAATCGAGCGAGATATTCTTGACTCGCTCGTTCATGAACTCGCTCACATGGCTTTTCATGGTTAA